The stretch of DNA GATTCGGCGGGGTCCTCCATGCCTGTATTCAAGACAGCGCGAACAGGCAGGTTGAAGGCCTTAGCGAAGTCAAGGTCGCGCTGGTCATGGGCAGGGACGGCCATGATGGCGCCGGTGCCGTAATCAGCCAACACATAATCGGCTGCCCAGACGGGCAACTTCTCACCCGTGAGCGGATTCACGGCGTAACGTCCGGTGAATACACCGGACTTAGGGCGTTCAGTGGACTGGCGTTCAATGTCGCTGAGGGCCTTAACCTGCTCGCGGTAATCGCTGAGGGCTTCGGCGTGTTCAGCCGTAACTAGATCCAGGGCCAGCGGTGCATCTGCTGCCACCACGAAGAACGTTGCCCCGTACAAGGTGTCCGGGCGGGTCGTGAAGACCGTCAGTTCCTGCTGCGGTTNTTCTTCGCCAGCAGCTTCAATGACGAACGTGACGTGGGCGCCTTCAGAGCGGCCAATCCAGTTCTNTTGCATGGCCAGCACACGGTCCGGCCAGTGGCCCTTCAACGCATCCATGTCATCGAGGAGGCGGTCCGCGTAATCGGTAATCTTGAAGTACCACTGGTTCAAGGACTTCTTGGTAACAATGGTGCCGCAACGCTCACAGGCGCCGTTGACAACTTGCTCATTGGCCAGCACCGTCTGGTCTTTGGGGCACCAGTTAACGGGCGAGTTCTTCCGGTACGCCAAGCCGCGTTCGTGGAAGCGCTTGAACAGCCACTGCGTCCACCGGTAATACTCGGGGTCCGAGGTCTGCAAGCGGCGCGTCCAGTCCACAGAGATGGCGTAGCGCTTGAACGACTCCGCCTGCGTATCAATATTCGCGTACGTCCACTCGCTGGGGTGGGCGTTATTCTTGATGGCGGCATTTTCAGCGGGCAGTCCGAAGGAGTCCCAACCGATCGGGTGCAGCACGTCGTAGCCAAGCTGGCGCCAGTACCGGGAGACAACATCGCCCATGGCAANAGCTTCGGCATGACCCATGTGCAAGTCTCCCGAGGGGTACGGGAACATATCAAGGACGTAGCGGCGTTCCTTTGACCCGTCGTCAAGTGGAGCAANAACATTGAGCTCATCCCAGATGGCAGGCCATTTGGCTTCTATCGTGGCGAAACTATAAACGCCCTCTTCGCTATTCTCTTCAGTCTGGGACTGCACGCTCACGTACCCTGCCTTTTCATTCACGATTGTCTTCTTGCACTTTGCCGGCCTTTACACGCAAAAGCCCCTCGACGCAGCAAGGGCGTACCGCAACACTGGTTGCGGCTAGCTAAGGAGGAGAAGTTTGTGCATGCCCCTACTTTAGCGCACCTTCAAAGTCCGCCGCTCCTTGTGCGCCCGCACTCCTGCGCACCGTTAACGACGAATGTGGCGCAGCCGTAGTTGCTGCGCCACATTCGAGATCAACCATGCGCAGACGCCTGGTTGCGGTACCGCTTCTTAGAGGACGTCCTCGTCAACCCAGTCCATGGACTTGGTGACTGCCTTCTTCCAAAGACGCATCTGACGGTCCCGCTCGGCCGGGTCCATGTTGGGTTCCCAGCGCTTATCTTCAGACCAGTTGGAGGACAGCTCCCNCAGGCCCTTCCAGAAGCCCACAGCCAGTCCTGCTGCATAAGCTGCACCCAAGGCTGTGGTTTCGGTGACCTTGGGACGGATCACAGGCACGCCGAGGATGTCTGCCTGGAACTGCATGAGGGCATCGTTGGCGACCATTCCGCCGTCAACTTTCAATTCAGTCAAGTCAACGCCGGAGTCCGCATTGACAGCGTCAAGTACTTCACGGGTCTGGAACGCTGTTGCCTCAAGGGCTGCACGGGCAATGTGATTCTTGTTCACAAAGCGGGTCAACCCCACAATGGCACCGCGAGCGTCAGGACGCCAGTACGGTGCGAACAGGCCGGAGAACGCGGGCACAATGTACACGCCACCGTTGTTTTCCACCGCGGCTGCCAGCTCTTCGACTTCAGGTGCCGACTTGATCATGCCGATGTTATCGCGCAGCCACTGGATCAAGGACCCTGTGACGGCGATGGAACCCTCAAGGGCATAGTGCGGCTTGGCGTCGCCGAGCTTGTATCCCAAGGTGGTGAGGAGCCCGTTCTTCGAGTGGACAATTTCCTCGCCCGTGTTGAAGATCAAGAAGCAGCCGGTGCCATAGGTGTTCTTGGCCTCGCCGGCGTCAAACGCGGCCTGGCCGAACGTGGCTGCCTGCTGGTCCCNCAGGATGCCTGCTACGGGAACTTCGCGCAGCAGCTGGCTGCCGTGCACGTGGCCGTACACCTCGGAGGAGGACTTGATGGCTGGCATCATGGACTTGGGCACACCGAAGACGGCTAGGATCTCTTCGTCCCATTGCAGGGTTTCCAGATCCATGAACATGGTGCGGGAGGCGTTGGTGACGTCGGTGATGTGGACCCCACCGTCGGTGCCGCCTGTCAGGTTCCAGGTCACCCAACTGTCAGTGTTGCCGAACAGCAGATCTCCGGCCTCGGCCTTCGCGCGGGCGCCTTCAACGTTGTCCAGGATCCATTTGATCTTGGTGCCGGAGAAGTAGGTGGCCAAAGGCAGGCCCACCTTGGACTTGAAACGTTCGACACCGCCATCAGCGGCCAATTCATCCACGATGCCCTGGGTGCGGGTGTCCTGCCAGACAATGGCGTTGTAGACGGGGACACCGGTGTTCTTGTCCCAGACGACGGCGGTTTCGCGCTGGTTGGTGATGCCAACACCGACAATGTCATGCCGCGTCAGGTTGGCCTGGGCCAGAGCTGTACCAATCACCTCGCGGGTGTTGTTCCAGATTTCTGTTGCATTGTGCTCAACCCAGCNCGGCCTTGGGAAAATCTGCTCATGCTCCAGCTGGCCGCTGGAGACAATATTGCCGTCGTGGTCAAACACGATGGCACGGCTGCTGGTGGTTCCCTGGTCAATGGCAATTACATACTGAGACATCATTGTTTCCTTTGCTCGTGATTCACATATTCACATTAAGAACAAATTATTCGGTGACTTAAACCAGTGGTAACCAGCTGGCGAGAGCACCACCGAACGCTCCACCCACCAAAGGACCCACAACCGGAACCCAGGCGTAGCTCCAGTCGCTGGAGCCCTTACCCTTGATGGGCAGCAGTGCGTGCGCAATGCGCGGCCCCAGGTCACGGGCAGGGTTAATGGCGTAACCGGTGGGTCCACCCAGTGAGGCACCAATTCCGACAACCAGCAGGGCCACAGGCAGCGCCCCAAGTTCTGCGGGTCCGTTCGAGAAGTGCAAGATGACAAAGACCAGCACAAAGGTGCCGATGACTTCTGTTGCAACATTCCAGCCGTAGCTGCGGATCGCAGGACCCGTGGAAAATACGCCCAATTTGGTGGCTGCGTCAGGTTCGCTGTCGAAGTGCTGCTTGTAGGCGACCCAGCAGACGACGGCGCCGATGATGGCACCCACCATTTCGCCACCGAAGTAGGTCATGGTGGAGGCAAAATCGACAGCAACGCCGGGAGCGTACTCCGCCTTGCCGTTGGCGAGGAGGCCGACGGTCACAGCAGGGTTGAGGTGTGCACCCGACTTAGCAGCGACAAAGACACCGGCAANAACTGCCAGGCCCCAGCCCCAGTTAACAAGAAGGAACCCGCCGGAATTACCCTTGGTTCCTTTCAGGGCAACGTTGGCAACAACACCACAACCCAGCAGGGTGAGCATCATTGTTCCCATCACCTCGGATACGAACACTATTCCAAGAGACATCTTTGACTCCCAATTGTTTATTTCTTACACGAAAGGGCCACCCCGAGTTGGGTGGCCCTCTTGAGCCCTCGCCCCCATGGGCTAGGCAATCAAGCTTTGTACCTGAACTCCGTGGAAACGTGCCAGGATGTCAACACTGTGGCTGATTTCCTCGGCCACTTTGGCGTCGTTCCAGCCCAGTTCAGCCGCCAGTGCGGCAGCGGTTTCAGCCAGCAGCTCACTAGTGACAAACCCACGGAAGGCCAGTGATGTCCGGCGGATCATGACGTCGATCAGGTGTCCGATTTGTTCGTTCTGAACCATGAACGCAACCTCGCGGTCGCTGAGTTCACTGGTTGAATCAAACACCGTGTCAGTGCCGGCCGCGAGGTAGCCAAGGACGTCCACAGCACGGGTGCCGTAGCGGGTCAACAAGACTCCAGCCCTAGCCGCATCCACGGATTCGCTGGTGTGTGTGGCAATCCAGGCCTCGACGCCCGCGCTGGTGGTGGGGAAGTTCACACCGCCGCCAATGGGTAGTTTTGCTGTGGAGGTCTTCCGCTGTGCACCCAGAATGGCCAGTACGTCATTGGTCATGTGCTCTGAGAGTGCACGGAATGTTGTCCACTTGCCACCCACAAGGCTCAGCACCGGAACGGTTGCACCACCAATGGTGCGATCGGCACGTTCAATGCGGTAGTCGCGTGAGACAAAGCCAGGCGCTGTTTCATCGTGACGCGGCAGCGGACGCACACCAGAGAAGCTGTACACAATCTCCTCGCGGGTGACCAGAACGTTGGGGAAGACGTGACCCACAAGATCGAAGAAGTAGTCAATCTCTGCATCTGTGCACACGGCGTCCACGCTCATATCAGCATTGACGTCGGTAGTGCCGACCAGGACCCTGTCTCCCATGGGGTAGATCAGAACAATGCGGCCGTCGGTGTGTTCAAAGAAGATTTCACGGCCGTTGCACGCGGCTAGCAGGCCGGGGTGATCTAGGACAATGTGGGAACCTTTGGTGCCACCCATGAAGCGCGTGGCTGCACCCATGGCCGAGTTGGTCAGATCGACCCACGCACCGGTGGTGTTCACGATGACGTCGGCGGTGAATGTGAACGATTCGCCC from Arthrobacter polaris encodes:
- the glpK gene encoding glycerol kinase GlpK; translation: MSQYVIAIDQGTTSSRAIVFDHDGNIVSSGQLEHEQIFPRPXWVEHNATEIWNNTREVIGTALAQANLTRHDIVGVGITNQRETAVVWDKNTGVPVYNAIVWQDTRTQGIVDELAADGGVERFKSKVGLPLATYFSGTKIKWILDNVEGARAKAEAGDLLFGNTDSWVTWNLTGGTDGGVHITDVTNASRTMFMDLETLQWDEEILAVFGVPKSMMPAIKSSSEVYGHVHGSQLLREVPVAGILXDQQAATFGQAAFDAGEAKNTYGTGCFLIFNTGEEIVHSKNGLLTTLGYKLGDAKPHYALEGSIAVTGSLIQWLRDNIGMIKSAPEVEELAAAVENNGGVYIVPAFSGLFAPYWRPDARGAIVGLTRFVNKNHIARAALEATAFQTREVLDAVNADSGVDLTELKVDGGMVANDALMQFQADILGVPVIRPKVTETTALGAAYAAGLAVGFWKGLXELSSNWSEDKRWEPNMDPAERDRQMRLWKKAVTKSMDWVDEDVL
- a CDS encoding MIP/aquaporin family protein gives rise to the protein MSLGIVFVSEVMGTMMLTLLGCGVVANVALKGTKGNSGGFLLVNWGWGLAVXAGVFVAAKSGAHLNPAVTVGLLANGKAEYAPGVAVDFASTMTYFGGEMVGAIIGAVVCWVAYKQHFDSEPDAATKLGVFSTGPAIRSYGWNVATEVIGTFVLVFVILHFSNGPAELGALPVALLVVGIGASLGGPTGYAINPARDLGPRIAHALLPIKGKGSSDWSYAWVPVVGPLVGGAFGGALASWLPLV
- a CDS encoding glycerol-3-phosphate dehydrogenase/oxidase, giving the protein MRILGNAGKNQDSKDPQPVVRXXVEALKQRPHARVLIIGGGINGVGTFRDLALQGIDVALVERGDYCQGASGXSSHMIHGGIRYLENGEFRLVKESVVERNGLLKIAXHYVKPLQTTIPIFSTFSGILSAPIRFLTHKQGKPQERGAFLIKAGLTLYDAFSRDGGTVPRHEFKGRKKALAELPQLHPGIKYAATYYDASVHNPERLTLDVLQDGEKAGLIGVGAATGAGAATASSASEAKARATNYVAVTAIKDNGVELIDQLTGESFTFTADVIVNTTGAWVDLTNSAMGAATRFMGGTKGSHIVLDHPGLLAACNGREIFFEHTDGRIVLIYPMGDRVLVGTTDVNADMSVDAVCTDAEIDYFFDLVGHVFPNVLVTREEIVYSFSGVRPLPRHDETAPGFVSRDYRIERADRTIGGATVPVLSLVGGKWTTFRALSEHMTNDVLAILGAQRKTSTAKLPIGGGVNFPTTSAGVEAWIATHTSESVDAARAGVLLTRYGTRAVDVLGYLAAGTDTVFDSTSELSDREVAFMVQNEQIGHLIDVMIRRTSLAFRGFVTSELLAETAAALAAELGWNDAKVAEEISHSVDILARFHGVQVQSLIA